AAAAGACGTTGCAGTAGCCCGAGAATCGATAGTAACCAAAAAGGATGACGAAGTAAAAACATACTTATCATTTTTAATTGATGGAAAGTTTTATGAGCTATTGGGGGAACAAATTCAACGAGAGACGGGGCGATCGCTGAAGACCCGCCAACAAATGAAGGAGGTGATCTTTACCGTCTTATTTTCCAAGAACGGAGAAAAACATCCTGCTTTAGTCTCTCGTAAAGAAGCATTCGTTACGGTGTTTCCCTGGATCTACGGGTTATTTGAGTTACTGAAGTCGGATAAGCATAGTTCTTTAGCCCTGCTGTTACAAACGATTGAATCAGAGATCTTCTTGAACCGCATTGCCCAGCGCATTACGGCTGAATCTTCAAATGTACCCTTTTTTTGATTCATGATTCAGTGGCTACAACACCAGCTTATATTGATTATGTGGAAAGTGTAATGAAAGAGGAGCTAGAACAGGCTGTTGGTGTGATTCCCAACCTTAAAAGAGAGGAATGGGGTGGAGGGAAAAGAGAAGTTGCCAAAGAGCGGCCAATAATCGCTCTCTAATCGATTATATTTCTAAAATTGATTCAGACGTTTAGTTGGGATTTATAATGCCGTGACGAAGCTAAAAATGGCCTTAAATCAAGTGTATTAAGTTTATTGTTTAAACAGCGAAAAGATTTAGTTATTATTCGTGGTTATAATTTTCTGAAATATGCAATTGACAGTAGTTAATTTTACGTGATTGTAGAATTTATAAAGAGCGGCTATGGGAAATCGTCGTTTTGAGAAGTTGCCTTCTGGCTTTCGATTTTTCTTTTCAAAGAAGGAAATCAAAGCCATTGAGAAGGAAAATAACATTCTGTTTAGCTTATGGTGTGGCGGAGTGGGTTACAATACTCATTTCAACGAAGATCAATCGATTCAAAGCTGCTTTGAACCTGTTTTCTTGACGGGTCAAAATGATGAAAACGGGTTTAAGGTAAGCCTTTTTATGTCTGGCTTTCGAAACGAACTTTTACCCAAGGAGTTGGAAGAACAGGCGAAAGGGCTGGTCAAAAGTTGTATTCTCAACTACATTCAAGAGTTGTTGAATCTTAAGGTAACCGACCTTAAACGAATTAGATACCTCAGACCAGAGTTACAAATCAGTAACCGTACCGTTCGAATCGTTTTAAAATAATTAGCCACTCCGGTTTTGATGTCATTCCTCTTGAGGTCAGTAACTGAAAGTGGCTTGGTGCTTTTGGTCTTACTGGTCCTAATGATATCTGTTGGTCATTGGGGTAAGCGTGAATCCGTCAAATCAAGTAAATTGAGTATGGAAGAGCTACTGCTAAGTCGAAGGTCTTTTTTAGAGACTGCCCTGTTAACTGCACCATTGGTGGTTGCCACAGAATCTCAATCGATGGCTCCTGCTTTAGCCAAACCACTTCCCGTTCGATTAAGCTGTAATCTTTATTCGTTCAATGAACCTTTAACGAAGGGGCAAATGACCTTAGAGGAGGTCTTGGTGTTCTGCGCTAATCTGGGTTTTGCGGCAGTTGATCCAACAGGCTATTACTTTCCTAATTATCCAACTCTGCCTGACGACGCTTATGTTTACCAAATCAAGCGAAGAGCGTTTCGCTTGGGTCTTGACATCAGTGGAACAGGCGTACGCAATGACTTTACCTTACCCGATTCCAATCGCCGGAAAGCAGAAGTCGAATTGGTCAGAAAATGGCTCGGATTTGCCAGTAAGGTAGGAGCACCCGTGTTACGCATATTCGCTGGAACGGGGAAAAAACTTTCATCTAGCTATAACCGGGAAGAAGTGCAAAAGTGGGTTGTTGATGCTATAGGGGAATGTACAACCTATGCAGCTCAACAAGGAGTAATGCTGGTGTTGCAAAACCATGCCGATTTTATTCGAACCGCAGATGATGTCTTGGGGGTTATACGGCAGGTCAACTCTGATTGGTTAGCGGTTAATTTAGATATTGGCAGTTTCAAGATAGGGGACCCTTACGCCCAAATCGCTCAAGTAGCTCCGTATGCTGCAACCTGGCAGATTAAAGAGAATCTGTTTGTTGATGGGCAGGAGGTCGCCACTGATCTTACTAAAATCATGCAGATCGTAGGACAATCAGATTATCGGGGTTACCTACCCATTGAGACGCTGGGAAAGGGCGATCCTAAAACGAAAGTATCAGCCTTCTATGAAAAAGTGAAAAAGGCAGTGGAAGCAGTTGGTTAAGACCGCTATAGGTATTAAAATCTATTATGCGTATGCAAAAGGAGAGGAGCGAACAGTACCATTAATTTAGAGTCTATTACCTTGTCTTGTAATTTTCTCTGTCCAAATAAGATTATAGCATTTTTTGAATGTATACAGCGACAAAAGAAAGAGTCATGCTGCTTTATCTAATGGGGATATCAGTAGTAGCCAGAATCAGAACTATGCGGGTATGTAGGGTAATTGAATATGACTAAATCTCAATCTACTTCTGCTTCATTACAAGTCTGCATGGTTTGCAACTTTGCAAACTCTATAAAAAGAGACAATGAGGTCTCCCACACTCAGAATATTGGGAAAATGAACATTGATTCATAAGATGAGGATTTGAGATCTACAGTCAAAGTAAATTAAGGTAAAATTAGGCTATTTTGTCTTTCTCGTAGAAAGGGAGTATAAAAATACTTGGATTAACATAACCTGTCCTGAAAATCGTATAATGGAGATGTTGTAGAACAGATTAACAGCCAATCCTTGGTCCTATAAAATACCGCTAAGTCATTTTACCAAAGGAATATTGATAAAATTAATCATTTCATTATTATTTACATCTTAAAATAAACTAAAACATCGTATAAAATACATGGAACTATATAAGCCTGAATCTCAGCCAAATTGTGTCATAAGAGTTCACGTAAAATTATTTGTTGGTTTGAAATAGGCACAGTAATGCAAAATGCGTATCATGCATAAAAAATGCTGCCAGGTGGTAGCAAGTATTAAACATTACCAAAAGCAGTATAAGTTAAAAACAATTTTAAATTAAAATGGACGAGATATCAATTATAAACCGTGAAGAAATATTAAAAAATGCAAAAACAGAATCCGAATTATCAGATTTGAAACAACACGCAGATAAAATGATAAGAGGTTTTGAGAATTTTACCAATTTTTCGTCTAATCGAGCCGTATGGGAATTAGTTCAAAATGCTTGTGATTTGACCTCAAATTGTGAAATAGTTTTGGATTATAGAAATAATGGTTTTTCATTTACTCACAACGGAAAACCATTTACAACAAAGTCATTTATTTCTTTAATAAAGCAAGTAAGTGGAAAATATGGAGAGGAGTCCGACGCTCCAACAGTTGGGAAATATGGAACAGGCTTCTTAACGACGCACACATTCGGGCGTAAATTTCGCATAAATTCAATTCTTGAAGCTAATAATACTTTTTTTGAGATTAAAGATTTTTTAATTGATCGTAGCCCTAAAGAATGGAAATCTTTAAGTGTAAATATCAAAGATCAAAAGGAGAATGTATACAGACTTATACAAGAGGGCGCAATAGTTACAGAACCGGAAATAAAAACAACGTTCACGTTTTTGCCCGAAACTGATCAAGAACTAAATTACATAGCTGAATCTAGTAAGGATTTAGAGGAATATATTCCTATCGTTTTGACAATCAATGATCGAATTAGAAAAATAAGTATAGTTTCAAATGAAACTGAAATTTCATTTGAACGAGTTTTAAAAGAAAAGATGCTGAATGAAAGTGGAATAGAATTGTTCAAAACTTATATATCAAAAAATGGAAATAATATTGCATTGTTTTCTATTATAGATGCTAGTAATCAAATAGAAGTTATTCTTCCTATAAATGAAAACTATGAGTTATTTCAGTTTCCAGAAAGAGTTGCCCGATTGTTTTTATATTATCCGTTGATTGGTTCAGAAGATTTTGGCTTAAATTTTGTTATCAACTGCAATCGGTTTCTGCCAACCGAACCAAGAGACGGAATTCATTTGAAAAGTAATAAAGATCAGTTGAGAGACCAAGAAATAGCTAATCAATTAATAATAAATGAAGCTTCTCAATTGATTTTTAATTTTTTAAAGAGTGATGTTATAAAAGTCGATAATCCCCTACTATATGCTCAAATAAATTTCAAAAGAAATACAGAGGATGATTTACTGAATGGCTATTTCAAAAAATTACAACAAACTTGGGTAGAAGAATATAAGTTATTGCCAATTGTCGAAACCGTTGAAGGTTTCAAGCATGTTAATGAAATTTATTTTCTTAAAGAAGAGCTTTTGACTAATACAGAATATTTTAATGATATATATGCGTTAATATCTATATTTTACAATAACATTCCAGT
This Larkinella insperata DNA region includes the following protein-coding sequences:
- a CDS encoding sugar phosphate isomerase/epimerase family protein — encoded protein: MEELLLSRRSFLETALLTAPLVVATESQSMAPALAKPLPVRLSCNLYSFNEPLTKGQMTLEEVLVFCANLGFAAVDPTGYYFPNYPTLPDDAYVYQIKRRAFRLGLDISGTGVRNDFTLPDSNRRKAEVELVRKWLGFASKVGAPVLRIFAGTGKKLSSSYNREEVQKWVVDAIGECTTYAAQQGVMLVLQNHADFIRTADDVLGVIRQVNSDWLAVNLDIGSFKIGDPYAQIAQVAPYAATWQIKENLFVDGQEVATDLTKIMQIVGQSDYRGYLPIETLGKGDPKTKVSAFYEKVKKAVEAVG